In the genome of Planctomyces sp. SH-PL62, the window GTCGGCTCGGGCTTCTTGAAGTCCTTGAAGTCGTCGCGCGGCAGGAGCGTGTACTCGGCGCCGTAGTCGTTCTTGGAGAAGAACGAGCCCTTCTCGCCGACGATCAGGAGCCCGCTGCCGGAGGGGTCCTCGCCGTGGAGCAGCGCCTTGTAGGCTCGCTTCTCTTCGGGGAGGTTGCCGCCGCCGTCATACCAGGTGAGGCTGAGCGGGGCGCGGCCGTCACGCTCGCCGAAGTGGGTCTTGATGATGGACCAGGTGGGGTAGGTCTGGTTGTCGACGATGCCCGAGGTGTCGACGACTTCGGCGGCGACGGGGTCGAACAGGTCGAGGCCCTTGGCGGCGACGTTGATGGTGTGGCAAGCCATGTCGCCCAGGGCGCCGGTGCCGAAGTCCAGCCAGCCGCGCCAGTTGAACGGGTGGTAACCGGCGTGGTAGGGGCGATCGTGGGCGGGGCCGAGGAACTCATACCAGTGGACGTGGTTGGGGATGCCCGGATAGTCCTTGAAGCCGGCGATGCCCTGCGGCCAGACCGGCCGATTGGTCCAGACGTGGATCTCCTTGACGCGGCCGATCCCCCCGGCGCGGAGCAGTTCGGCACCTTCGCGGAGGCCGTTCTCGGCGGTCCCCTGGTTGCCCATCTGGGTGCAGAGCTTCTTCTCGGCGGCCAGGGTCCGGAGCAGCCGGGCTTCCTCGATGGACCAGGTCAGCGGCTTCTGGACGAAAGCGTGCTTGCCCATCCGCATGGCCATGACGGCGGCCGGGGCGTGCGAGTGGTCCGGGGTGCTGACGGTGACGGCGTCGATCTTGTCGCCCAGCTCCTCCAGCATCGTGCGGTAGTCGACGTAGGTCTTGGCGTTGGGGAACTTCGCCGCCTTCTTCGCCAGCGTCTTCTCGTCGATGTCGCAGAGCGCGACGATCTCGCCGTGCTTGCCGGCGTCGTTGGTGTCGCTGTCCCCCTTGCCGCCGACGCCGATGCAGGCGAAGCGGACCTTGGAGTTCGGCGATTCCTCGGACGCCCTCGCGATCGCCGGCGCGCCGCCGCCGAGGAACTTCCCGGAGACCCCCACGAGGGCCGACCGGCTCAGAAAGTCACGTCGTTTCATGCTCGCACGACTCCTGGTCTACGAGGAGGGGGGGCGGCCTCGGCCGAGGCCGCGAGTCTTTCGCCTTCAGGATGCCTCACTTTCGAGGCCGTCGCAAGCGTCCGCCCCCCCTCGCCGCCCCGGTCATTCCGGCGGGGAGGTCGACCCCCGGAGCATCGCGGCCATCCCCTCGAACAGCGCCCCGAGGGACGTCGCCGCCTCCGCGGGCGCCTCGATGACGACCCCGCCGTCCTCGCCCCGACGCACGCGCAGACGCGAGAACAGCCGGCGGACCTCCGCCGCGTCGAGCTCGAGCGCCGCCTTTCGTTCCGAAACAATCGTCTCGGCCGGATTCGGTTCCGGCCCCGACACGGTCCCGGATTCGGGCCCGGTCGCCGTCCCGGCGTCCTCGTCCGCGTGGGCCGGTTCGTCGAACGGTTCGGGCGCGTCGTCGGCGATTTCCAGGTCGGCCGGATCGAACGGCTCGATGGCGACCTCGCCGCCGCCGTTCGCGGCCTCGGCGAGTGAGTCTTCGTAGAGCTTCTGGGCGCGGCTGAGGAACGAGCCCGACTGGTCGAAGTGGACGGCGTCGGTCGCGCCGTCGAAGAGGCCCTTGAAGAACGCCTGCTTCGAGCCCACGAGATCGGCGATCCGGGATTCGATCCCTTGCTCGGAGACGAGGTTGTAGACGTCGATCGGCGACTCCTGACCGATCCGATGGATCCGACCGATCCGCTGTTCCAGCACCGCCGGGTTCCAGGGGAGTTCGAGGTTGATCACGCCGTTCGCCGCGCGCTGGAGGTTCAGCCCCACGCCACCGGCGTCGGTGGCGAAGAGGATCCGGAAGGCGGGGTCCTCGTGGAACTCCTCGATGTTGCGCGTCCGGCGCTTGGCGTCCTCTCCGCCGGTGAAATAGCCGGCGCGGGCGTCGGCCGCGGCCAGCACGTCGGCCACGGCCCAGTGCGCCAGGTGGAGCATCCGCCGCCACTGGCTGAAGACCACCACCTTCCGGCCCTGGTCCACCACGAGCTGCTGCACGAGTTGCCGAAGTTCCAGCAGCTTGGGCGCCGAGAGGCCCCGGATGGTCGCCTCGTCGGGCTTCCGACGGCGAATCGACGGCCAGACGTCGGCGAACCGGAGCTGCGCCAGGCCGTTCGAGATGATCCGCTGGGCCGTCATCAGGCTCATCAGCCGGAGGAATTCCGGCGGCCTGAGCGCGCGCCGCCGCGAGATGCTGAGGATCTTCGCGATCGGCTGGTTGAGCGCGTCGTGCTCCTCGATCTGGGCGTCGGTCATCTCGATCGGCACGCGGACGTCGGTCCGCGGGGGGAGCTGGTCCAGGACCTCGGCGCGGGTACGTCGGAGCATGCACGGGGCGAGGCGTTCCCGCAGCGTGTCCAGGTTGCGGACCCCCGCCAGCTCCTTGCGGCCTTCGCCGCGGATCGCGTGGACGGATGCCAGCCGCCACTTCGGCTCCAGCGCGCCGTCGTCGACCCACTCCACGACCGACGCCAGCTCCTCGACGCGGTTCTCCATCGGCGTGCCGGTCAGGACCAGCCGATACCGAGGCGTGAGCCCCTTCACCGAGAGGGCCGTCTTCGTCTGCCAGTTCTTGATCCGCTGCGCCTCGTCGAGAACCACCAGATCGGGCGCCCAGGCTTTCGCCAGGTCCAGGTCGCGCAAAAGTTGTTCATAGTTGATGATGAGGAATCCGTCTTCGCATTCGTCGTAGGTCGCCCGACGCTCCGCGGGCGAGCCGTCGACGATCCGCACTGGGAGGTCGGAGAACTGCGCCCACTCGCGGGCCCACTGCGGCTTCAGGCTCGCCGGGGCGATGATCAGGCCGCGGCCGATCCTCCCCAGCCGCTTCAGGATGGTGCAGCAGGCGATCGCCTGCGCGGTCTTGCCCAGACCCATGTCGTCGGCCAGGAGCATCCGCGTCGACCTGAGGAACCGCTTGACCCCCTCCTTCTGATACGGATACAGCGGTCGCGCCAGCCCACTGAACGCCGACCGCCATTCCGAGGGCCGCACGGCGTCGCGCAGGATCCGCTCCAGCCGGGCCTTCTCGTGCTCCAGCAGGGCGATCAGGGCCGGGTCGAAGCGGGGCGAGTCCGGTTCCTCGGGGACGGCCCGACGCAACTCCGAGACGAGCGCCAGCCGCTTCGCGGGCGCGCGGAGGTGGGCTTTCCGGAGCCGGGCCGGGGCGTCGTCGTCGTGTGCGACGAACAGCCGTCGCAGGCCCGACTTGCTCAAGGCGAGCCGGGGGAAGCCCGCCGCGCCCGCCCGTTGGCACCCCACCCGGTCGAGCCAGTCCCCGAAGCCGATCAGGGGGCGGACCGGGTCCCAGGTCAGGCCGTCGGTCGGCTCGGCCTGGGCCTGCTCCTTGAGGCCCTTCGCGAGCAGCCGGGGCCGGGAGTGGACCAGTTCCAGGACCGCCATGACGTGCTTGCAGACGGCCAGCGAATTCCTGAGGAAGTCGGGGCAGTCGCAGCGGCCGGCGATCGGGTCGACGCCCCGGATCACGGTGCGATAGGGCCGGACGCTCGCCCCCTTCCGTCTCGTCCCGTACAGGCCGAGGACCCGGCCCCCGGCGGGGCGGGCCTGGACCTTCAACTCTTCCTTTCGCGCCGAGTCCCGACGCCGCAGCACCGCGTCGAGGGCCTCCGCGCGCACGAGCGGCTCCTCGGGCGGGACGAGGCTCATCACGTGCCGGACGATCAACTCCGCCGGGATCGCCCCCCCCTTGCGGCCGACCTGCGCGAGCAGGGCCTCGAAGGCCTGGATGGTGTGGTCGAACAAGGACGAGCCCTCGCGCCCGGGCCGCTCCGATTCATTGAGGATGATACTCATGCGACGGCTCGTCGTTCGGTCGGTCGTGACGGGTTGGAGTCGGCCCGGGGGGGGTCGCCGGCCCTTCGATGCCTCCCCCCGCGAGGGGGGGAGGCTTTCGTTCGATCAGACGGCCTGGAACGTCGTCAGTCCGGGATTCGCGCCGGGGGTGATGTGGGCGCGGCCGTTGGCGGCGAGATGTTCGAGGACGAGGTAGACGGTCTCGGCCGAATCGCGATCGCCGAGGGCCTCGGCGATCTGGTCGGCGGTGCGGGGCGTGGCGGAGAGCGCCGCGAGGGCCTTCTCCTGGACTTCCAGGACGCTCGCGGCGGCCTTCTTGCCCGCCTCGACGCCAGGCTGGTGGTAGGCGTTGACGCCGACGAGGATGGCGTAGAGGCCGACGGCCCGCTCGAACAGCGCGATCAGCGCGCCGACGGTCCGGGCGTCGACCCTGGCCACGGTGATGGTCGCCGAGCGTCGGTCGTTGGCGAAGAGGGCCTCGCGGGTGCCGAGCAGGAAGCCGTGGAGGTAGTCCCCCGGAGTGACGCCGGGCTCGACTTCCATCCCCGCGCCGCCGTCTTCGAGGACCCGGATGAACGTGGCGAAGAAGTTGTCGACGCCGTCGCGGAGCTGCTGGACGTAGGCGTGCTGGTCGGTCGAGCCCTTGTTGCCGTAGACGCTGATCCCCTGATCGACGCGGTTCCCTTCCAGGTCGAGGCGCTTGCCCAGCGACTCCATGACGAGCTGCTGGAGGTAGCGGCTGAAGAGCAGCAGCCGGTCCTTGTAGGGGAGGACGACCATGTCCTTCGCGCCCCGGCCGTCGGTCGCCAGATACCACGTCAGGGCGAGCATGGCGGCGGGGTTGCGGGCGGCGTCGCGGGAGCGGGTGGCGCGGTCCATCTCGGCCGCGCCGTCGAGCAGGGCCTTCATGTCGAGCCCCTGGAGCAGTCCTGGGACGAGACCGACGGCCGAGGTCACGCTGGTCCGGCCCCCGACCCAGTCCCACATCGGGAACCGGGCCAGCCAGCCTTCGCGGGTCGCGGCCTGGTCGAGCTTCGAGCCCTCGCCGGTGACGGCCGTCGCGTGCCTGGCGAAGTCCAGCCCGGCCTCGCGATAGGCCTCGGCGACGACGAGCATGCCGTTGCGGGTCTCGGGGGTGCCGCCCGACTTGCTCATGACCACCACGAGCGTCTCGTCGAGCCGGTCGCCGATCCGCTCCAGCTCGCGGGCGATCCCGTCCGGGTCGGTGTTGTCGATGAAATGGGGCTGGAGCTTGTCGGCGTTCGGGTCGCCCAGGGCGTCGGCGACGAACATCGGCCCCAGGGCCGAGCCGCCGATGCCGATCGACAGCAACCGCGTGAACCTCGGCTTGCGCTGGGGCTTCACGGCGCCGTCGTGGACCTGGGCGGCGAAGGCGGCGATCGCATCGAGCGTCGCGGCGATCTCGGCGGAAAGCTCCGGGCTCGGGGCCAGTTCCGGGGCTCGCAGCCAGTAATGGCCGACCATCCGGTTCTCGTCCGGGTTGGCGATCGCCCCCTTCTCCAGCTCCTCCATCGCCGCGAACGCCTTCTCAAACGCCGGCTGCATCCGCTCGAGGAAGCCGTCGTCGAAGCCCATCCGGCTGACGTCCAGCGACACGTCGAGGGCGGGGACCTGGCAGAGCGAGGCTTGGAAGCGTTTCCACAATTCCGAGGCGTTCATGTCGTCGCTCGCATGTTCCGATGGGATCAGGACGTCAGGATCACGAACGTCATGGCCAGCCCGGCCAGCGCCAGGACCCAGGCCACGACGAGGGGCGTGCGGAGGTGGAGCTCCGGGTTGGGGTCCCCGCCGCGGAGGGCCTCGACGTAGGCCCGATGCCGGAACGCCGCGA includes:
- a CDS encoding DEAD/DEAH box helicase, with amino-acid sequence MSIILNESERPGREGSSLFDHTIQAFEALLAQVGRKGGAIPAELIVRHVMSLVPPEEPLVRAEALDAVLRRRDSARKEELKVQARPAGGRVLGLYGTRRKGASVRPYRTVIRGVDPIAGRCDCPDFLRNSLAVCKHVMAVLELVHSRPRLLAKGLKEQAQAEPTDGLTWDPVRPLIGFGDWLDRVGCQRAGAAGFPRLALSKSGLRRLFVAHDDDAPARLRKAHLRAPAKRLALVSELRRAVPEEPDSPRFDPALIALLEHEKARLERILRDAVRPSEWRSAFSGLARPLYPYQKEGVKRFLRSTRMLLADDMGLGKTAQAIACCTILKRLGRIGRGLIIAPASLKPQWAREWAQFSDLPVRIVDGSPAERRATYDECEDGFLIINYEQLLRDLDLAKAWAPDLVVLDEAQRIKNWQTKTALSVKGLTPRYRLVLTGTPMENRVEELASVVEWVDDGALEPKWRLASVHAIRGEGRKELAGVRNLDTLRERLAPCMLRRTRAEVLDQLPPRTDVRVPIEMTDAQIEEHDALNQPIAKILSISRRRALRPPEFLRLMSLMTAQRIISNGLAQLRFADVWPSIRRRKPDEATIRGLSAPKLLELRQLVQQLVVDQGRKVVVFSQWRRMLHLAHWAVADVLAAADARAGYFTGGEDAKRRTRNIEEFHEDPAFRILFATDAGGVGLNLQRAANGVINLELPWNPAVLEQRIGRIHRIGQESPIDVYNLVSEQGIESRIADLVGSKQAFFKGLFDGATDAVHFDQSGSFLSRAQKLYEDSLAEAANGGGEVAIEPFDPADLEIADDAPEPFDEPAHADEDAGTATGPESGTVSGPEPNPAETIVSERKAALELDAAEVRRLFSRLRVRRGEDGGVVIEAPAEAATSLGALFEGMAAMLRGSTSPPE
- a CDS encoding glucose-6-phosphate isomerase translates to MNASELWKRFQASLCQVPALDVSLDVSRMGFDDGFLERMQPAFEKAFAAMEELEKGAIANPDENRMVGHYWLRAPELAPSPELSAEIAATLDAIAAFAAQVHDGAVKPQRKPRFTRLLSIGIGGSALGPMFVADALGDPNADKLQPHFIDNTDPDGIARELERIGDRLDETLVVVMSKSGGTPETRNGMLVVAEAYREAGLDFARHATAVTGEGSKLDQAATREGWLARFPMWDWVGGRTSVTSAVGLVPGLLQGLDMKALLDGAAEMDRATRSRDAARNPAAMLALTWYLATDGRGAKDMVVLPYKDRLLLFSRYLQQLVMESLGKRLDLEGNRVDQGISVYGNKGSTDQHAYVQQLRDGVDNFFATFIRVLEDGGAGMEVEPGVTPGDYLHGFLLGTREALFANDRRSATITVARVDARTVGALIALFERAVGLYAILVGVNAYHQPGVEAGKKAAASVLEVQEKALAALSATPRTADQIAEALGDRDSAETVYLVLEHLAANGRAHITPGANPGLTTFQAV
- a CDS encoding Gfo/Idh/MocA family protein, producing MKRRDFLSRSALVGVSGKFLGGGAPAIARASEESPNSKVRFACIGVGGKGDSDTNDAGKHGEIVALCDIDEKTLAKKAAKFPNAKTYVDYRTMLEELGDKIDAVTVSTPDHSHAPAAVMAMRMGKHAFVQKPLTWSIEEARLLRTLAAEKKLCTQMGNQGTAENGLREGAELLRAGGIGRVKEIHVWTNRPVWPQGIAGFKDYPGIPNHVHWYEFLGPAHDRPYHAGYHPFNWRGWLDFGTGALGDMACHTINVAAKGLDLFDPVAAEVVDTSGIVDNQTYPTWSIIKTHFGERDGRAPLSLTWYDGGGNLPEEKRAYKALLHGEDPSGSGLLIVGEKGSFFSKNDYGAEYTLLPRDDFKDFKKPEPTLPRSPGHFTEFVEAIKANDPSKALSNFDYAGRLTETVLLGVVALRVGSRIEWEAEAMKVKNQPDADQYIRRDYRKGFSIHA